One window of Oreochromis niloticus isolate F11D_XX linkage group LG23, O_niloticus_UMD_NMBU, whole genome shotgun sequence genomic DNA carries:
- the LOC109204585 gene encoding protein NLRC3-like, whose product MYQKPEPSCVSLKSDMSKDFNLGFKESPSAAERVDQESSKVPSDQPAKHHQTHLDSVFMLLEDNIVTFVKNELKKIQKTLSSDYPASLGSQKEDEGVLEDEDKEETRNSRQAFVKITLHFLRKLKQKELADFLQSRIFAPDFQHELKSSLKEKFQCVFEGVARAGNPAKLNQIYTELYITEGGTTEVNDEHEVRQIETASRKQYRPETGIRPEELTIRPEDIFKALPGRDKPIRRVLTKGVAGIGKTVLTQKFTLDWAEDKANQDIQLIFPFTFRELNMLKEEKFSLVELVHHFFTETKQAGICSFENVQVVFIFDGLDECRLPLDFHKSEILTDPTLSNSVDVLLINLIRGNLLPSAHLWITTRPAAANQIPPCCFDMVTEIRGFNDPQKEEYFRKRFRDEQQASRIFSHIKTSRSLHIMCHIPVFCWITATVLDVLKTIEKGPLPKTLTEMYIHFLVVQAKVKKVKYDGGTETDPAWSPESRKMIVSLGKLAFDQLQKDNLIFYESDLTECGIDIRAASVYSGVFTQIFREERGLYQDKVYCFIHLSVQEFLAALHVHLTFINSGVNLLEEQQKTSHQSETDKHFYETAVDKALQSPNGHLDLFLRFLLGLSLQTNQTLLQGLLTQTGRSSQTNKETVQYIKKMINENLSAENNINLFHCLNELNDHSLVEEIQKSLRSGYLSAEKLSPAHWSALVFILLSSEKDLDVFDLKKYSASEEALLRLLPVVKASSKAL is encoded by the exons ATGTACCAGAAACCTGAACCCAGCTGCGTGTCCTTAAAAAGCGACATGTCAAAGGATTTTAATCTTGGTTTTAAAGAAAGTCcttctgctgcagagag AGTGGACCAGGAGAGTTCAAAGGTTCCCAGTGATCAACCTGCCAAACACCATCAGacacatttggactctgtatttatg CTGTTAGAGGACAACATCGTGACTTTTGTGAAGaatgagctgaagaagatccagaagacTCTAAGTTCAGATTACCCAGCATCCTTAGGGAGCCAGAAAGAAGACGAGGGGGTCTTAGAGGATGAAGATAAAGAGGAGACCAGGAACAGCAGACAAGCATTTGTGAAAATAACGCTGCACTTCCTGAGGAAACTGAAGCAGAAGGAACTGGCAGACTttctgcagagca GAATATTTGCTCCAGATTTTCAACATGAACTCAAATCTTCACTGAAggagaagttccagtgtgtgtttgagggggtTGCTAGAGCAGGAAACCCAGCCAagctgaatcagatctacacagagctctacataacagagggagggactacagaggtcaatgatgaacatgaggtcagacagattgaaacagcatccaggaaacaaTACAGACCAGAAACAGGAATCAGACCAGAAGAATTAACAATCCGAccagaagacatctttaaagccttaccTGGAAGAGATAAACCAATCAGAAGAGTGCTGACAAaaggagtggctggcattgggaaaacagtcttgaCACAAAAGTTCACTCtagactgggctgaagacaaagccaaccaggacatccagctcatatttccattcactttcagagagctgaatatgctgaaagaggaaaagttcagcttggtggaacttgttcatcacttctttactgaaaccaaacaagcaggaatctgcagctttgaaaacGTCCAGGttgtttttatctttgatggtctggatgaatgtcgacttcctctggacttccacaaatctgaaatcctaactgaccctacACTATCCAACTCAGTGGACGTGCTattgataaacctcatcagggggaatcttcttccctctgctcacctctggataaccacacgacctgcagcagccaatcagatcccacCCTGTTGTTTTGACATGGTGACAGAGATCAGGGGGTTCAATGACCCACAGAaagaggagtacttcaggaagaggtTCAGAGATGAacagcaggccagcaggatattctcccacatcaagacatcacggagcctccacatcatgtgccacatcccagtcttttgctggatcactgctacagttctggatgTGCTGAAAACCATAGAGAAAGGACccctgcccaagaccctgactgagatgtacatccacttcctggtggttcaggccaaagtgaaaaaagtcaagtatgatggaggaactgagacagatccagcctggagtccagagagcaggaagatgattgtgtctctgggaaaactggctttcgatcagctgcagaaagacaacctgatcttctatgaatcagacctgacagagtgtggcatcgatatcagagcagcctcagtgtactcaggagtgttcacacagatctttagagaggagagaggactgtaccaggacaaggtgtactgcttcatccatctgagtgttcaggagtttctggctgcgcttcatgtccatctgaccttcatcaactctggagtcaatctgctggaagaacaacaaaaaacatcccATCAATCTGAAACAGATAAACATTTCTACGAGACTGCTGTGGACAaagccttacagagtccaaatggacacttggacctgttccttcgtttcctcctgggtctttcacttcagaccaatcagactctcctacaAGGCTTGCTTACACAGACAGGAAGAAGCTCACAGACCAATAAGGAAACAGTTCAGTACATCAAGAAGATGATCaatgagaatctgtctgcagagaataACATTAACCTTTTTCACTGtctcaatgaactgaatgatcatTCCCTTGTAGAGGAGATTCAAaagtccctgagatcaggatatctctctgcagaaaaactgtctcctgctcactggtcagctctggtcttcatcttactgtcatcagaaaaagatctggatgtgtttgacttgaagaaatattctgcttcagaggaggctcttctgaggctgctgccagtggtcaaagcttccagcaaagctctgtaa